In Flavobacterium cerinum, one genomic interval encodes:
- a CDS encoding DUF3857 domain-containing protein → MKKLMLQLLLLFMVFQVDAQKIKDYAWDEKPTFDKIPDEFKESPAIVLKDNRWVHMRVGGYSYTSFIMKHLAVKINKKDVINQYNKVRAVNGLTRKVRDFHARIIKPDGTINVLSEDKIIETEENKIKSLAFEGVEEGDILEYYYILKEIPITADYEIFQYEVPLLSAEFKLSASQGVRFLYNESDLFSITKDDNSYLFTAKNVPAYKYEKDAKNTALINKVIYEATSSLSSSQWSLFFSMAFKKFNYTQISKGKSKDFLKDLKLNDATKSTDERLTILDNYIKDNFEFRQSGEKSKIKELASGKQKLSSMEMLSLYGLTLQQMKIPFKLVFGVDRFVGNVDPKTFYSVVPHKILFYIPETNKYITPLEDYINYGSVTEYELQDTGGVVYDFSNPDKPVFKSEIHQFPVTDADFTKKNTETVIVLNSDGQNASLEKKVMASGYLGQASRGYVKDLKGNDEKEELEKFVKYIALDGMEVKLNGYDFKAEEFLNNYTNTPFEINLKAETIADFTENAGNYLMVNLGKVIGKQNNLYQETTRKKPIATNYAKKYHHKIMFNIPKGYTVESYKDFILSKELKREGKTICAFNSKAAVVGNQLVVEIEEIYSDINYPVTEYPNYREVINAAADFNKAALVLKPAG, encoded by the coding sequence ATGAAAAAATTAATGCTACAACTGCTTTTGTTGTTTATGGTTTTCCAGGTAGATGCTCAGAAAATCAAAGATTACGCATGGGATGAAAAACCTACATTCGATAAAATACCGGATGAATTTAAAGAGTCTCCGGCGATAGTTTTAAAAGATAACCGTTGGGTTCATATGCGCGTGGGTGGCTATAGTTATACATCATTTATAATGAAGCACCTTGCGGTGAAAATTAATAAAAAAGATGTAATCAATCAGTATAATAAAGTGCGTGCAGTTAATGGATTAACACGAAAAGTACGTGATTTCCATGCCCGAATTATAAAACCGGACGGAACAATAAATGTATTGTCGGAAGATAAAATCATAGAAACAGAAGAGAATAAAATTAAATCATTGGCATTTGAAGGTGTTGAAGAAGGAGATATTTTAGAATATTATTATATTCTGAAGGAAATACCGATTACCGCCGATTATGAAATCTTCCAATATGAAGTACCGTTGTTAAGTGCAGAATTTAAACTTAGCGCAAGCCAGGGAGTACGCTTTCTGTATAATGAAAGCGATCTGTTTTCGATAACGAAAGACGATAATAGCTATTTGTTTACCGCAAAAAATGTCCCGGCTTATAAATATGAAAAGGATGCAAAGAACACAGCGTTAATCAATAAAGTTATCTATGAAGCGACTTCTTCGTTGTCTTCCAGCCAGTGGAGTCTCTTTTTTAGTATGGCTTTTAAAAAATTTAACTATACACAGATATCCAAAGGGAAGTCAAAAGACTTCTTAAAAGATTTAAAGTTAAATGATGCTACTAAGAGTACTGATGAACGATTAACGATTCTGGATAATTATATTAAAGATAACTTTGAATTCAGACAATCCGGAGAAAAATCTAAAATTAAAGAATTGGCATCCGGAAAGCAAAAGCTGAGTAGTATGGAAATGCTGTCGCTTTATGGATTGACATTACAGCAGATGAAAATTCCGTTTAAGTTGGTTTTTGGAGTAGACCGTTTTGTAGGAAATGTAGATCCTAAAACCTTTTATAGTGTAGTACCGCATAAGATTTTGTTTTACATACCGGAAACGAACAAGTATATTACGCCGTTGGAAGATTATATCAATTACGGATCCGTTACGGAATATGAATTACAGGATACCGGTGGTGTAGTCTATGATTTTAGTAATCCTGATAAACCGGTATTTAAATCAGAAATACATCAGTTCCCGGTAACAGATGCTGATTTTACTAAAAAAAATACAGAAACAGTAATCGTATTAAATAGTGATGGTCAAAATGCCAGTCTGGAAAAAAAAGTTATGGCAAGTGGCTATTTGGGTCAGGCATCAAGAGGATATGTGAAAGATTTAAAAGGAAATGATGAAAAAGAAGAACTTGAAAAGTTTGTTAAATATATCGCTTTGGATGGAATGGAAGTCAAACTGAACGGTTATGATTTTAAAGCAGAGGAATTTTTGAATAATTATACGAATACCCCTTTTGAGATCAACCTAAAAGCGGAAACGATAGCTGATTTTACAGAAAATGCAGGAAACTATCTGATGGTTAATCTTGGAAAGGTAATCGGAAAACAGAATAATCTGTATCAGGAAACAACCCGGAAAAAACCGATAGCAACAAATTATGCTAAAAAATACCACCATAAAATTATGTTTAATATTCCGAAGGGATATACAGTAGAGAGCTATAAGGATTTTATACTGAGTAAGGAATTAAAACGAGAAGGTAAAACGATATGTGCTTTTAATTCGAAAGCAGCGGTTGTGGGGAATCAACTGGTTGTTGAAATTGAAGAGATTTATAGCGATATCAATTACCCGGTTACAGAATATCCGAACTATAGAGAGGTAATAAATGCCGCAGCCGATTTTAATAAAGCTGCCTTGGTGTTAAAACCGGCTGGATAA
- a CDS encoding APC family permease, with product MQKETPTLKRELGLLDGTMLVVGSMIGSGIFIVSAGITQNIGSAGWLIAIWIVSALITITAAVSYGELSAMFPHAGGQYIYLKESYNKLIAFLYGWSFFSVIQTGTIAAVGVAFSKFTAYLIPAVSETNILLEIGSFQLNAAQLVSIATIIFLSYINSRGVKHGKYIQTIFTITKIASLFGLIIFGFILAAKADIWNANWADAWNAQSFNKDTNSWVAISGYTLLSAIAASMVGSLFSSDAWNGVTFISGEIKNPERNVGLSLFLGTLIVSVIYILANVMYVAVMPLNEIAFAPSERVAVAASQHIFGATGTIVIAVMIMISTFGCNNGLIMAGSRVYYTMAKDGLFFKKAADLNKASVPGWGLWIQCIWASFLCLTGKYGDLLDYVMIIVIIFYILTIYGIFILRKKMPDAPRPYKAFAYPVLPALYIIVASAICIALLIDRTSTCGWGVLIMLAGIPVYYLTKQKERKE from the coding sequence ATGCAAAAAGAAACACCAACTTTAAAACGGGAATTGGGTTTATTGGACGGGACGATGCTGGTTGTCGGGTCGATGATCGGTTCCGGGATTTTTATTGTAAGCGCCGGAATCACTCAGAATATCGGTAGTGCCGGATGGTTAATCGCAATCTGGATCGTATCTGCTCTTATTACTATTACCGCTGCTGTAAGTTACGGTGAACTAAGTGCGATGTTCCCCCATGCCGGAGGACAATATATTTATCTGAAAGAATCGTATAATAAACTGATCGCCTTTCTTTACGGGTGGAGTTTCTTTTCCGTTATACAAACCGGAACTATCGCCGCTGTTGGTGTGGCCTTTTCTAAATTTACCGCGTATTTGATACCGGCTGTAAGTGAGACGAATATCCTGCTGGAAATCGGTTCATTTCAATTGAACGCGGCTCAATTGGTTTCGATAGCCACAATTATTTTCCTGAGTTATATTAATAGTCGGGGTGTGAAACACGGAAAATACATTCAGACCATCTTTACTATTACCAAAATCGCATCCCTCTTCGGGTTAATCATTTTTGGGTTTATTCTGGCGGCAAAGGCCGATATCTGGAATGCCAACTGGGCCGATGCCTGGAATGCGCAATCCTTTAATAAAGACACTAATTCCTGGGTTGCCATTTCCGGATATACATTACTTTCTGCAATTGCCGCTTCGATGGTTGGCTCTTTATTTTCGAGTGATGCCTGGAACGGTGTTACTTTTATTTCCGGTGAAATCAAGAATCCGGAACGCAATGTCGGGTTAAGTTTATTTTTAGGCACCTTAATCGTTAGTGTGATCTATATTCTGGCTAATGTTATGTATGTTGCTGTAATGCCACTGAATGAGATAGCATTTGCACCATCAGAACGAGTTGCCGTAGCCGCATCGCAGCATATTTTCGGCGCAACCGGAACTATTGTTATAGCTGTTATGATTATGATCTCGACTTTTGGTTGTAACAACGGACTTATTATGGCGGGTTCCCGCGTGTATTATACTATGGCAAAAGATGGTTTATTCTTTAAAAAAGCGGCTGATTTAAATAAAGCAAGTGTTCCCGGATGGGGTTTATGGATCCAATGTATATGGGCTTCCTTTTTATGCTTAACCGGAAAATACGGCGACCTTTTGGATTACGTAATGATTATTGTAATTATTTTCTATATACTAACGATCTACGGTATTTTTATTTTGCGTAAAAAAATGCCGGACGCTCCAAGACCGTACAAAGCTTTTGCTTATCCTGTATTACCGGCTTTATATATTATTGTAGCATCGGCTATATGTATTGCTTTGTTAATCGACAGAACCAGTACATGTGGTTGGGGCGTACTTATTATGCTGGCCGGAATACCGGTTTACTATCTTACGAAACAGAAAGAGAGGAAAGAATAA
- a CDS encoding cytochrome c oxidase subunit II produces MTGLLILIVVVLLGVAIWQLTKIFDLTQIGQASAEKSEIATEKDNNVNGYLMFGFLGFIYIFTIYSLLKWGHLVLGTPASEHGKDYDNLMMISMVLIFFVQTITQALLHYFAFKYRGQKDTKALYFADNDKLEFIWTIIPVIVLAGLILYGLYAWTNIMFVDEEEDVIYVELYAKQFSWEARYGGEDNSLGKANVRFIEGINTVGVDMSDPNAQDDKVVNELHLPVGKKVVFKIRSQDVLHSAYMPHFRAQMNCVPGMVTQFAFTPTVTTDQMRQDPAIVEKVANINKIRAKKSAELTAKGETALDPYTFDYLLLCNKICGPSHYNMQMKIVVESEADYKKWLKEKPTLASAIKDANKTEAPAPAATEAKAPAAAPVADTTKVLAQVVKK; encoded by the coding sequence ATGACAGGTTTATTGATACTTATAGTTGTAGTTTTATTAGGGGTTGCTATTTGGCAATTAACTAAGATATTCGATTTAACCCAAATCGGTCAGGCATCTGCTGAGAAATCAGAGATTGCTACCGAGAAAGACAATAATGTGAATGGTTACTTAATGTTTGGGTTTTTAGGGTTTATTTATATATTCACTATTTACTCATTATTAAAATGGGGACATTTAGTACTGGGAACTCCTGCCTCTGAACACGGTAAGGATTACGATAATCTGATGATGATTTCAATGGTATTGATTTTCTTCGTTCAGACAATCACTCAGGCATTATTGCATTACTTTGCATTCAAATACAGAGGTCAAAAAGATACAAAAGCATTATACTTCGCAGATAACGATAAATTAGAGTTTATCTGGACGATCATTCCGGTAATTGTTTTAGCAGGTTTAATCCTTTACGGATTATATGCATGGACAAATATCATGTTCGTAGATGAAGAAGAAGATGTGATTTATGTAGAATTATACGCAAAACAATTTAGCTGGGAAGCGCGTTACGGTGGTGAAGACAACTCTTTAGGTAAAGCTAACGTACGTTTTATCGAAGGTATTAACACAGTTGGTGTGGATATGTCTGATCCGAATGCGCAAGATGATAAAGTAGTTAATGAATTACACTTGCCTGTTGGTAAAAAAGTGGTATTCAAGATCCGTTCTCAGGACGTACTACACTCAGCTTATATGCCACACTTTAGAGCACAAATGAACTGTGTTCCGGGTATGGTAACGCAATTTGCTTTCACTCCGACAGTAACAACAGACCAGATGCGTCAGGATCCTGCAATTGTTGAGAAAGTAGCAAACATTAATAAAATTAGAGCAAAGAAAAGCGCAGAGCTTACTGCCAAAGGTGAAACTGCTTTAGATCCGTATACTTTTGATTACTTACTTTTATGTAACAAAATTTGTGGTCCATCTCACTACAACATGCAAATGAAAATCGTTGTTGAGAGCGAGGCAGATTATAAAAAATGGTTAAAAGAAAAACCTACTTTAGCTAGTGCTATTAAAGATGCAAACAAAACAGAAGCTCCGGCTCCTGCAGCAACTGAAGCAAAAGCTCCGGCAGCAGCTCCGGTAGCCGATACAACTAAAGTTTTGGCACAAGTAGTAAAAAAATAA
- a CDS encoding DUF3857 domain-containing protein, which produces MKQKLLCVLFLLLSLNFWGQNTKSKYVYYNEYVTIKNDRKLKVENTVSYSKFLAKAKERQHTVESVSYDSFSEINGLTANTTVVATNKNYSNSESVTSDVFLDNIFHSDYKKKTIHFVNVQDNSLLNLKYKKEYFEPKLLDGFYFQNTMEVESAKLTIKCPKSVEIGYSLFGYDRDKIVFNKVEEGDAIIYTWEMKNIPAFEREEDMPGTSYVVPHIVYYINNFTINGAKQQMLGNTDNLYSWYRSLVKDINKSNQSEVKAKAEELTKGITSDYDKAKAIFNWVQENLHYVAYENGMGGFVPRDAALVFTRKYGDCKDMANITNEMLRYAGLKSHLTWIGTRQRNYTYKELPSPLVDNHMITCLELNGKKYFLDATGKYSQFPMPTDMIQGKEALIGLGDSYVIEKIPVVAKNDNRINVNADLKITDNTITGKIKADFNGFNKMRLAGLLGNHYQKENEIWKYSLVATNTKAEIEIVNTSIKPYDLTPAQAEYNLKLDNWGKNIDGKLIVKPILFFPLKNALIDVDKRKYPIENDFEQLYAITYNIEIPEGYQVEYLPKNNKQENELLGFEISYTQQKNRLIIKQEVYSNVLLVEKENFRKWNDIVNQLINQYNQSIILKKA; this is translated from the coding sequence ATGAAGCAAAAATTACTTTGTGTGTTATTTCTTTTACTTTCGTTAAATTTTTGGGGACAGAATACCAAATCAAAATATGTCTATTATAATGAGTATGTAACAATTAAGAATGATCGAAAGCTAAAAGTAGAAAATACAGTTTCTTATAGTAAGTTTTTGGCTAAAGCTAAGGAAAGACAGCATACTGTAGAAAGTGTCTCATATGATTCTTTTAGTGAGATCAATGGACTGACAGCTAACACTACGGTTGTGGCAACGAATAAGAATTATTCTAATAGCGAATCTGTCACTTCTGATGTATTTCTGGACAATATTTTTCATAGCGATTATAAAAAGAAAACAATTCATTTTGTTAATGTTCAGGATAATTCACTGTTAAACCTCAAGTATAAAAAAGAATATTTCGAACCGAAATTATTAGATGGTTTTTATTTCCAAAACACGATGGAAGTGGAATCGGCTAAATTAACGATCAAATGTCCGAAATCGGTTGAAATCGGATATAGCTTGTTTGGATATGATCGAGATAAAATCGTATTCAATAAAGTAGAAGAAGGTGATGCTATAATCTATACTTGGGAAATGAAAAATATTCCGGCTTTTGAAAGGGAAGAAGACATGCCGGGAACCTCATATGTAGTGCCACACATCGTTTATTATATCAACAATTTCACAATTAACGGTGCAAAACAGCAGATGCTGGGAAATACGGATAATTTGTATAGTTGGTATCGATCTTTGGTTAAAGACATTAATAAATCGAATCAGTCGGAAGTAAAAGCAAAAGCAGAAGAATTGACCAAAGGGATAACATCCGATTATGATAAAGCCAAAGCAATTTTCAATTGGGTACAGGAAAATCTGCATTATGTAGCTTATGAAAACGGTATGGGAGGTTTTGTTCCTAGAGATGCAGCATTAGTTTTTACGCGTAAGTATGGAGATTGTAAAGATATGGCCAATATTACGAATGAAATGTTGCGTTACGCCGGACTTAAATCACATTTGACCTGGATCGGCACCCGTCAGCGAAATTATACCTACAAAGAGTTGCCGTCACCTTTAGTGGATAATCATATGATTACCTGTTTGGAATTGAACGGAAAGAAGTACTTTCTGGATGCCACGGGAAAATACAGTCAGTTTCCGATGCCTACAGATATGATTCAGGGGAAAGAAGCATTAATCGGATTAGGGGATAGCTATGTTATCGAAAAAATACCGGTTGTCGCTAAAAATGATAATAGAATAAATGTGAACGCGGATTTAAAAATAACGGATAATACAATAACAGGAAAAATTAAAGCCGACTTTAACGGATTTAATAAAATGCGTTTAGCCGGATTGCTCGGAAATCATTATCAAAAGGAAAATGAAATCTGGAAATATTCTTTGGTTGCAACCAATACTAAAGCTGAAATTGAAATTGTCAATACTTCAATCAAACCGTATGATTTAACACCGGCTCAGGCCGAATATAATCTGAAACTGGATAATTGGGGTAAAAATATAGATGGAAAGCTGATCGTAAAACCGATTTTGTTTTTCCCGCTAAAAAATGCGCTGATTGATGTCGATAAACGTAAATATCCGATTGAAAACGATTTTGAACAACTGTATGCGATCACCTACAATATCGAAATTCCGGAAGGTTATCAAGTCGAATATCTTCCTAAAAATAACAAACAGGAAAACGAATTGCTAGGTTTCGAAATTAGCTATACACAACAAAAGAATAGACTAATCATAAAACAAGAAGTATACTCAAACGTGTTATTAGTAGAAAAAGAAAACTTCCGGAAGTGGAACGATATTGTGAATCAGTTAATTAATCAATACAATCAATCAATAATTCTGAAGAAAGCATGA
- a CDS encoding c-type cytochrome has protein sequence MKALYKIVALVGVSVVTTSCFNKSKPNYQFFPNMYESVAYETYSQSGAFKNGKEGQLPAKGSIPRGFEPYAYENSTAGYELAKANLKSPLDSTKIDSKKGTELFNIYCAICHGEAGDGKGKLVKREKFLGVPSYADRQITEGSVFHVITYGLNSMGSHANQLSQEERWQVVDHVMKLKAGL, from the coding sequence ATGAAAGCCTTATATAAAATAGTAGCATTAGTAGGTGTATCGGTTGTTACGACATCATGTTTTAACAAATCGAAACCGAACTATCAGTTCTTTCCAAATATGTATGAGTCTGTAGCATACGAAACGTATTCTCAGTCAGGTGCATTCAAAAATGGTAAAGAAGGTCAGTTACCTGCAAAAGGATCTATACCTAGAGGTTTCGAGCCATACGCATACGAAAACTCAACAGCAGGCTATGAATTAGCTAAAGCCAATTTAAAATCTCCGTTGGATTCTACTAAAATTGATTCCAAAAAAGGTACCGAGTTGTTTAATATTTACTGTGCAATTTGCCACGGTGAAGCAGGTGATGGAAAAGGAAAACTGGTTAAGAGAGAAAAATTCTTAGGTGTACCAAGTTATGCTGACAGACAGATTACGGAAGGAAGTGTTTTCCACGTAATTACTTATGGATTAAACTCCATGGGTTCTCACGCCAACCAATTAAGCCAGGAAGAACGCTGGCAGGTTGTGGATCACGTGATGAAATTAAAAGCAGGATTATAA
- a CDS encoding DUF3341 domain-containing protein: protein MSNKVIHAIYNDDDILMDAVKATRAAHHHIEEVYTPFPVHGLDKAMGLAPTRIAIASFLYGLVGLSVAASLMNYVMIVDWPQDIGGKPSFSFIDNMPAFVPIMFELTVFFAAHLMVITFYLRSKLWPFKAAENPDVRTTDDHFLMEVALHGNEEDLISFFKNTGAVEVKVIDKH from the coding sequence ATGAGTAATAAAGTTATACATGCTATATACAATGATGATGACATCTTAATGGATGCTGTAAAAGCAACCCGTGCGGCACATCATCATATTGAAGAAGTTTACACGCCATTCCCGGTTCACGGGTTGGACAAAGCAATGGGATTAGCACCTACAAGAATTGCAATTGCTTCTTTCCTTTACGGTTTAGTTGGTTTATCTGTTGCTGCATCATTAATGAACTATGTAATGATTGTAGACTGGCCACAGGATATCGGTGGAAAACCAAGTTTCAGCTTTATTGATAATATGCCGGCTTTCGTGCCTATTATGTTTGAGTTGACCGTATTCTTTGCCGCTCACTTAATGGTAATTACTTTCTATCTTAGAAGTAAATTATGGCCGTTCAAAGCAGCTGAAAACCCGGATGTAAGAACTACAGACGATCACTTCTTAATGGAAGTGGCACTTCATGGAAACGAAGAAGATTTAATTTCTTTCTTCAAGAATACAGGTGCTGTAGAAGTTAAAGTAATTGATAAGCATTAA
- a CDS encoding cytochrome c oxidase subunit I, protein MSAVGHDNEHDHGHEHHHKDTFITKYIFSIDHKMIAKQYLITGIVMGIIGIVMSLLFRMQIAWPEESFKIFNILLGDKFAPGGVMRNDIYLALVTIHGTIMVFFVLTAGLSGTFSNLLIPLQIGARDMASGFMNMVSYWLFFVSSVIMIISLFVESGPASAGWTIYPPLSALPQAIPGSGTGMTLWLVSMAIFIASSLMGSLNYVVTVINLRTKGMSMTRLPLTIWAFFITAVIGIVSFPVLLSAALLLIFDRSFGTSFFLSDIFISGEVLHYQGGSPVLFEHLFWFLGHPEVYIVILPAMGITSEIIATNARKPIFGYRAMITSILAIAFLSTIVWGHHMFVSGMNPFLGSVFTFTTLLIAIPSAVKAFNYITTLWKGNLQLNPAMLFCIGFVSTFITGGLTGIILGDSTLDINVHDTYFVIAHFHLVMGISALYGMFAGIYHWFPKMFGRMMNKNLGYIHFWVTAVCAYGVFFPMHFIGMAGLPRRYYTNTAFPLFDDLADVNVLITMFALIGAAFQLVFLWNFFYSIFKGQRATQNPWRSNTLEWTTPVEHIHGNWPGEIPEVYRWSYDYSKPGHDEDFVPQNVPMKPGEEQLHH, encoded by the coding sequence ATGTCAGCAGTAGGACACGATAACGAACACGATCACGGTCACGAACACCACCATAAAGATACTTTTATCACAAAGTACATCTTTAGTATCGATCACAAGATGATTGCAAAACAATACCTAATCACAGGTATTGTAATGGGGATCATCGGTATTGTAATGTCTCTTTTGTTCCGTATGCAAATTGCATGGCCGGAAGAGTCTTTTAAAATCTTTAATATTCTTTTAGGAGATAAATTTGCTCCGGGTGGCGTAATGCGAAATGATATTTATTTAGCATTAGTTACCATTCACGGTACCATCATGGTATTCTTTGTATTGACTGCCGGATTAAGCGGTACTTTCAGTAACCTTTTAATTCCGCTTCAGATTGGAGCAAGAGATATGGCTTCCGGATTTATGAACATGGTTTCATACTGGTTGTTCTTCGTATCTTCTGTTATCATGATCATTTCTTTATTTGTTGAATCCGGACCGGCTTCTGCAGGTTGGACGATCTATCCTCCGTTAAGTGCATTACCGCAAGCGATCCCGGGATCTGGAACAGGTATGACACTTTGGTTAGTATCAATGGCGATTTTCATTGCATCTTCATTAATGGGATCATTGAACTACGTGGTAACAGTGATCAACCTTAGAACTAAAGGGATGTCTATGACACGTTTACCATTAACAATCTGGGCTTTCTTTATCACAGCTGTTATCGGTATCGTATCATTCCCGGTATTATTATCTGCCGCTTTATTATTAATCTTTGACAGAAGCTTCGGAACATCGTTCTTCTTATCAGATATCTTTATTTCAGGAGAAGTATTACATTACCAGGGAGGTTCTCCGGTATTGTTCGAACACTTATTCTGGTTCTTAGGTCACCCTGAGGTTTATATCGTAATCTTACCGGCGATGGGTATCACATCTGAGATTATCGCTACTAATGCACGTAAACCAATTTTCGGTTACCGTGCGATGATTACTTCGATCTTAGCAATTGCATTCTTATCAACAATCGTTTGGGGTCACCACATGTTCGTATCAGGTATGAATCCTTTCTTAGGATCTGTATTTACCTTTACAACATTATTAATTGCAATTCCTTCAGCTGTAAAAGCGTTCAACTATATTACAACGCTTTGGAAAGGTAATCTTCAGTTAAACCCTGCAATGTTATTCTGTATCGGATTCGTATCTACATTCATTACAGGAGGTTTAACAGGGATCATTCTTGGAGATAGTACATTAGATATCAACGTTCACGATACGTATTTCGTTATTGCTCACTTCCACCTTGTAATGGGTATCTCTGCTCTTTACGGAATGTTTGCCGGAATCTACCATTGGTTCCCTAAAATGTTCGGAAGAATGATGAACAAAAACTTAGGTTATATCCACTTCTGGGTAACTGCAGTTTGTGCGTACGGAGTATTCTTCCCAATGCACTTTATCGGAATGGCTGGTTTACCAAGACGTTACTATACAAACACCGCTTTCCCTTTATTTGATGATTTAGCAGATGTTAACGTACTAATCACAATGTTCGCTTTAATCGGAGCTGCATTCCAGTTAGTATTCTTATGGAATTTCTTCTATAGCATCTTCAAAGGTCAAAGAGCAACGCAAAACCCGTGGAGATCAAACACATTAGAGTGGACTACTCCGGTTGAGCATATTCACGGAAACTGGCCAGGTGAAATTCCTGAAGTTTACAGATGGTCTTATGACTATAGCAAACCAGGACATGATGAAGACTTTGTTCCTCAAAATGTACCGATGAAACCGGGTGAAGAACAATTACACCACTAA
- a CDS encoding quinol:cytochrome C oxidoreductase, protein MYTFSSKLKTFAFVLMALGLVGIVFGFLTAPKTIEDVEKILADSHHGGHHTEAVAHESHDEHAATAAHHEEAKTETVVADSLKTENDTVAAAAPVAADHHDNHKVEAAHGHDHADAHAEHQEHLEHVLHQLQNKPWAALYVACIFFMLISVGVLAFYAIQWAAQAGWSPVLFRVMEGITSYLLPGSIIFFILLVASGMHLNHLFVWMDPEVVKHDELIQGKQGFLNVPFFLIRAAIFLAGWNLYRYFSRKNSLAQDNANDDAFYKKNFKLAAGFLVFFIVTESIASWDWIMSVDPHWYSTLFGWYVFASFFVSGITTIAFVTLYLKSKGYLEHVNTSHIHDLAKFMFGISIFWTYLWFSQFMLMWYSNIPEEVTYFITRIENYKLPFFGMLALNFVFPVLILVNTEFKRLSWVVVMAGLLILTGHYIDFFNMIMPATVGDQWFIGVSEIGSLMFFFGLFIFVVFTALTKAPLLAKRNPLIEESKHFHY, encoded by the coding sequence ATGTACACATTTTCAAGCAAATTAAAAACTTTTGCATTCGTCCTGATGGCTTTAGGGCTTGTGGGGATTGTATTTGGTTTTTTAACTGCACCTAAGACCATCGAAGACGTAGAGAAAATTTTAGCGGATAGTCATCATGGCGGACATCATACAGAAGCCGTGGCGCACGAGTCTCATGACGAACATGCTGCAACAGCTGCTCATCATGAAGAAGCTAAAACGGAAACTGTAGTTGCCGATTCATTAAAAACTGAGAATGATACTGTAGCAGCAGCAGCGCCTGTAGCAGCAGATCATCACGATAATCACAAAGTTGAAGCGGCACACGGACATGATCATGCAGATGCGCACGCTGAACATCAGGAACACCTGGAACACGTTTTACACCAGTTGCAAAACAAACCATGGGCTGCATTATATGTAGCTTGTATCTTCTTTATGTTGATCTCTGTTGGAGTATTGGCGTTCTACGCTATCCAATGGGCAGCTCAGGCAGGTTGGTCTCCGGTATTATTCCGAGTTATGGAAGGTATCACCAGCTATTTATTGCCAGGTTCTATCATTTTCTTCATCTTGTTGGTAGCAAGCGGAATGCATTTAAACCACTTATTCGTTTGGATGGATCCGGAAGTTGTAAAACATGATGAGTTAATCCAGGGAAAACAAGGTTTCTTAAATGTACCTTTCTTCTTGATCAGAGCTGCTATTTTCTTAGCCGGTTGGAATTTATACCGTTATTTCTCAAGAAAAAATTCCCTTGCACAAGACAATGCTAATGATGATGCTTTCTACAAAAAGAACTTCAAATTGGCAGCAGGATTCTTAGTATTCTTTATCGTTACTGAATCGATTGCTTCTTGGGACTGGATCATGTCAGTTGATCCACACTGGTACAGTACATTATTCGGATGGTACGTATTCGCCAGCTTCTTCGTAAGCGGTATTACGACAATCGCTTTTGTTACTTTGTACTTAAAATCAAAAGGATATTTAGAGCACGTAAATACAAGCCATATTCACGATTTAGCGAAATTCATGTTCGGTATTTCAATTTTCTGGACGTACTTATGGTTCTCACAATTCATGTTAATGTGGTATTCAAATATCCCGGAAGAGGTAACTTACTTCATTACGCGAATTGAAAATTATAAATTACCATTCTTCGGAATGCTGGCCCTTAACTTTGTATTCCCTGTATTAATCTTAGTTAATACTGAATTCAAACGTTTGAGCTGGGTTGTAGTTATGGCTGGTTTACTAATCTTAACTGGACACTATATTGACTTCTTTAACATGATTATGCCGGCTACGGTTGGTGATCAGTGGTTCATCGGAGTATCTGAGATCGGTTCATTAATGTTCTTCTTCGGACTGTTTATCTTTGTAGTATTTACAGCTTTAACAAAAGCGCCGCTACTTGCAAAACGCAATCCGCTAATCGAAGAGAGTAAACATTTTCATTATTAA